A stretch of the Cryptosporangium minutisporangium genome encodes the following:
- a CDS encoding helix-turn-helix transcriptional regulator, protein MEHAGRHDVATNLAASSRDAHLVLRRVERHQVIVERLSAARGRLVPFAVLGRELSVSPRTIARDVERLRSSGIPLRTRRGRAGGVSLPLPPGRIALTLDFPEMVALMSSLAALGPTATESAASAMRKLTAAFDAAGATDH, encoded by the coding sequence GTGGAGCACGCCGGTAGGCACGATGTCGCCACGAATCTGGCGGCGTCGTCCCGGGACGCGCACCTGGTGCTCCGCCGGGTCGAACGGCACCAAGTCATCGTCGAGCGGCTGAGCGCGGCACGTGGCCGGCTAGTTCCGTTCGCCGTGCTCGGCCGTGAGCTTTCGGTCTCCCCGCGGACGATCGCCCGTGACGTCGAGCGTCTTCGTTCCAGCGGCATCCCGCTGCGCACCCGGCGCGGCCGGGCCGGTGGCGTCAGCCTTCCGCTGCCGCCGGGACGGATCGCGCTGACGCTGGACTTCCCGGAAATGGTGGCGCTGATGAGTAGCCTGGCCGCGCTGGGACCCACGGCCACGGAGAGCGCGGCGTCGGCGATGCGCAAACTGACGGCCGCGTTCGACGCGGCAGGGGCTACCGACCACTGA